The genomic region GACGGTGGCGATTGCCTTCCCGGGCCACGCGCGTGCCGGCGAGCTGATGGCGCGGCTGGATGCGCTGGAGGCCGGCGGTGGCGTGGAGGCCGAGGAGGCGCCCGCCGAGCCGGTGGCCGTGCCGCACGTGCAGCCCGTGCTCGACACGGAGGCGGCTGGCGAGCGGGACGCGTTCGACCTGGCGGCGGAGCTGGCCGGCGAAATCGACAACCTGAGCGACGACACCGCGTCGGCCGCTCCGGCGGCGGAGGAGGACTTCCAGTACTCGGTGGAGGAGGTCTTCTCCGAGTTCAAGAAGGGCCTCGCCAAGGTCGTGAAGCCCGAGGACGTGGACACGCACTACGACCTGGGCATCGCCTACAAGGAAATGGGCCTGCTGGACGACGCGCTCCACGAGTTCGACGTGGCCCGCCAGGGCTGCGTGGGCACCAAGCGCGAGCTGGACTGCATCACCATGGCCGGCATGCTGCAGTTGATGCGCGGTGACGCCGGGGCGGCGGTGGCGCTCTTCCGCGAGGGCCTGGTCAGCGAGCTGGCCGCGGGCGAGCCGGCCAAGGCGCTCGCCTTCGAGCTGGCGGCCGCGTACGAGGCGCTGGGCGAGCCGGGCAAGGCGCTCTACCACTACCAGCGCGTGGCCGTGCTGGACGCGAAGTACCGCGACGTGTCGTCGCACATGTCCCGCCTGTCAGCCTCCGTGGAGCCGGAGGAGGACCCGCTGCCGTCCCGCTCCGCGAATGGCGCCAAGGCCAGCGGCTCCGCCGCACCCGCGGCGACCGTGGCGCCCACCCCGATGCCGGCGGCTGGCGCGTCCAAGGCGCGCAAGGTCGGCTACCTGTAGTCCCCCCCGAGGTCCGGCGAGCCCATGACGACCTACCTCGACTTCTTCGAGCTGACCCAGGAGCCCTTCTCCAACGCTCCGGTGAGCCGCTTCTATTACAACTCCGCGCAGCACTCGCAGGCGCTCACCCGGCTGATGCACGCGGTGAGCTACATGAAGGGCCTGTCCATCCTCATCGGGGACATCGGCGCGGGGAAGACGACGCTGGCGCGCCGCATGCTCGACTCGCTGCCCGAGTCCGAGTACGAGGCCGCGCTGCTGGTCATCATCCACTCCGGGATTACGGCCAACTGGCTGCTGCGGCGCATTGCCCTGCAGCTGGGCGTGGAGAACCCCGCGCAGGAGAAGCTGGCGCTGCTGTCGCAGCTGTACCAGCGCCTGCTGCAAATCTACGAGTCCGGCAAGAAGGCCGTCGTCCTCATCGACGAAGCGCAGATGCTGGAGACGCGCGAGCTGATGGAGGAGTTCCGGGGGCTGCTCAACCTGGAAGTGCCGGAGCGCAAGCTCATCTCCTTCGTCTTCTTCGGGCTGCCCGAGATTGAGAAGAACCTGAAGCTGGACGCGCCGCTCGCGCAGCGGGTGGCCATGCGCTACAAGCTGGAGCCCTTCACCGCCGAGTCCACGGAGGCGTACGTCAAGCACCGCCTCCGGCTGGCCGGGTGCCCGCGCATGCCCTTCTCGCCCGAGGCGCTGCTGGCCGTCCACCAGCACGCGTCCGGCTCCCCCCGCGTCATCAACACCCTGTGCGACAACGCCCTCTTCGAGGCCTTCCTCGCGCGGCAGGACACCATCCCCGGGGAGCTGGTGCACCGCATCGGGAAGAACCTGGGGCTCCAGGGCGTGAACTCGCCCGCTGGGGAAGCAGGCGAGCGAGCAGTCGCCTCCGTCACGGCGCTGCCCCGGACGGCGAGCAGCAAGGTGGACCTGGCGGAGATCGACC from Pyxidicoccus trucidator harbors:
- a CDS encoding ExeA family protein — encoded protein: MTTYLDFFELTQEPFSNAPVSRFYYNSAQHSQALTRLMHAVSYMKGLSILIGDIGAGKTTLARRMLDSLPESEYEAALLVIIHSGITANWLLRRIALQLGVENPAQEKLALLSQLYQRLLQIYESGKKAVVLIDEAQMLETRELMEEFRGLLNLEVPERKLISFVFFGLPEIEKNLKLDAPLAQRVAMRYKLEPFTAESTEAYVKHRLRLAGCPRMPFSPEALLAVHQHASGSPRVINTLCDNALFEAFLARQDTIPGELVHRIGKNLGLQGVNSPAGEAGERAVASVTALPRTASSKVDLAEIDRYLEGLGKL